In Mus caroli chromosome 19, CAROLI_EIJ_v1.1, whole genome shotgun sequence, a genomic segment contains:
- the LOC110285669 gene encoding olfactory receptor 5B3-like, translated as MENNTEVTHFLLLGLTDNPELQLPLFMILLIIYTITLVGNLGIILLILLDSCLHTPMYFFLGNLSLVDFCYSSDVTPKVMSGLLKGDKVISYNGCAAQMFFFVAFVTVENFLLASMAYDRYAAVCKPLHYATTMTSGVCMCLSIGSYTCGFLIASIHIGDTFSLSFCRSNVVHHFFCDXPAVMILSCSDRHVSELVLFYVGSFSIFFAILVICISYIFIFITIFKMHSDAGYGKAVSTCAAHFTAVSIFYGTGIFMYLQPSSSHSMDTDKITSVFYTMIIPMLNPLVYSMRNKEVKHAFTNVFHKAK; from the coding sequence ATGGAGAACAATACCgaagtgacacactttctcctgcTTGGACTCACAGATAACCCAGAATTACAGCTTCCCCTCTTCATGATACTTCTAATCATCTACACCATCACCCTGGTAGGAAATCTGGGGATAATTCTGCTGATTTTGCTGGACTCCTGTctccacactcccatgtacttttttctaGGTAATCTGTCCTTGGTTGATTTTTGTTACTCCTCTGATGTCACACCCAAAGTCATGAGTGGGCTCCTAAAAGGAGACAAGGTCATATCCTATAATGGGTGTGCTGCTCAGATGTTCTTTTTTGTAGCCTTTGTTACCGTGGAAAATTTCCTGTTGGCCTCAATGGCCTATGATCGTTATGCAGCAGTGTGTAAGCCCTTGCACTATGCCACCACTATGACttcaggtgtgtgtatgtgtctttctatAGGTTCCTATACCTGTGGTTTCCTGATTGCCTCCATCCACATTGGGGACACattcagtctttctttctgtAGGTCTAATGTGGTCCATCACTTCTTTTGTGATATNCCAGCAGTCATGATTCTCTCTTGCTCTGATAGACATGTTAGTGAGCTGGTTCTTTTTTATGTAGGGAGCTTCAGTatattttttgctatcttagTTATTTGTATATCctacatattcatttttatcacaatCTTTAAAATGCACTCAGATGCTGGATATGGAAAGGCTGTATCCACTTGTGCCGCACATTTCACTGCAGTGTCTATTTTCTATGGGACTGGCATATTCATGTATTTGCAGCCCAGCTCCAGTCACTCCATGGACACTGACAAAATCACATCTGTGTTCTACACCATGATCATCCCTATGCTGAACCctctggtctacagcatgaggaaCAAAGAAGTCAAGCATGCATTCACAAACGTTTTTCACAAAGCAAAATAG